A window of Mycolicibacterium holsaticum DSM 44478 = JCM 12374 genomic DNA:
CCAGGGAGAACCGCTCGCAGCTGGTGTTCACCACCGCCCGCGGCCGCGACGCCGTCTTCTGGCAGGCACCGCGCACCCGCAAGCAGGCGCGTCCGAACGTGCGCACCCCGACCGCACGTGCCCAGGGCATCGACGAGCTGCAGATCGTGATCGACACCCACGAGCGCTACGCCTACCGGTTCAGCACCCAGCAGGTCAGCACCGTGCAGCGCGCGCTGCCGTGCGGCGACTACGGGCTCGTGGTCGACGGGCAGTTGATCGCCAGCGTGGAACGCAAATCACTGGCCGATTTGGTCTCCAGCCTGACCAACGGCAAGCTGCGCTATCAGGTCGCCGATCTGGCCGCGCTGCCGCGCGCGGCCGTCGTCGTGGAGGACCGCTACTCACAGGTGTTCAAGCTCGACTGGGTGCGTCCCGCCGTGGTCAGCGACGGGCTGGCAGAGCGGCAGATCCGCTGGCCCAACGTGCCGATCGGGTTCTGCGAGACCCGCCAGCTCGCCGAAGAATGGACCTACCGATTCCTTGCCGCCGCCCATGCCTGGGCGACCACTGAACACGCTGCGCTGCAACGTATCTCACCGGCTACCGTCGACCTCAGTGAGGCAACGCCAGCGTCCGGCCCGAGTACCGCCGAGGTCCGCGCCTGGGCCCGCACGGCCGGACTCGCGGTACCCGACCGCGTCGGCTTCGCCCCGACATCTGGCGGGCGTGGCACGAGGCGGACGGCCCTAGCTGACCCGGTGCGCCTTGCGGAACCGCTCGAGATACGCCGGCCAGTCCCAGGTGGACAGGAACTCGGTAGTAGCCGAATACCCTTTCTCGTAGAGTGTTTCCGCATCCTTGCGGCTGATGTCGAAGTCGAGCACACCAACATCGGTCGAATCCACCTGGATGGTGCGCACCTTGACCCACGGCTGGCTGAGGTGCGTCTGGTCGTGCCCGACCAACATGGTGGTGATCAGGCTTTCCAGGAACGACGGCCCACCAAGCGGCAACCGGCCCAGCACGGGAATCAGCTCTCCGGCCGTCGGGGCCGGCAGGTAGGGCACCACCGTCACACCGAACGTCGGCCAGCGCGGCTCCTTGCCATCAGGACGGTCGAAGGAATCGATCGGGAAGTTCGACAGCACACCGCCGTCGACCAGCGTACACGGTTGTCCACCAGCGGTTTTCAACGTCACCGGCCGGTACAGGAACGGGATGGCCATCGAGGCCCGCACCGCGTCGGCGACCGACTGCTCGTCGGGGTCCAGGCCATAGACCCGTCGGTAGTCCCACGGCAGCCGCACGAGTTGGCCGGTCGTCAGGTCGGCCACCGTGACCACCAGCCGGTACCGTCGTTCCGGCAGCAAGTGATCGTTGTCGACGGCCAAGTCCCCGAAGGTGCTGACGCCCAGGTTGTTCAGCTCACCGCGTATCCAGTCGTGCGCGAAATCGCCTCGGTAGATCCCGGTTTCGCGTAGCAATCCCCATGCTGTGCCCAGCACCGGGATCCGCTCGATGGGCCCGCTGTCCCCGAACTTGTGGTACGGCACGTTCACCGCGAGGTCGCGTAACTGCTCGCTGGTCAGTGCGTCGCGCTGGGCCGCTGCGGCCACCACCGCACCCACCAGCGACCCCGCGGACGTGCCCGACACCCGCTGGACCTCATAGCCCGCGTCCTCGAGCGCGCCGACCGCCCCCACCAACCCGATGCCCTTCACCCCGCCGCCGGACAACACGAGATCCGCACGGCCCGGCCGTCGACCGGAGGGCGGCGTCACTGTCATGGGTCCAGCCTGACACGAGATGCTGACATCGGATCCCGAACCTCACCGCGGGCGACGGCTGACAAGGAGACGAGTGCCGGCGGACGTGTAGGCCCCGGACGGCCGCGCCTGCATCCCAGACCGGCGCTCCGGCTGGTTTCAGCGCCGCCGACTCGACCATTGCGTCGGGCTCGACGTCCGCGTAGCGAGGAGGCGAATTCCCCACGACGCTACGGCGACTCCAGCACCGTCGTCGCGGGCGCCTGAACGGAACCGCCGCTGCTGCTGTCACTTCCGCTGCTTCCGCTCGACGGCAGCTCAGGAGCCGGCGCGGGTGCCGGCGCAGGGGCTGGAGCCGGCGCGGGTGCCGGCGCAACGGTTGGCGGCGGCGTGTAGGCCGGCACCGCCTGGGTGACCGGTGGCTCAGGCGCCGGCGTGACCGGCGAGTCCGGGACCGTGGGCTCCAAGGTGGGCGCCTCGCTCGTTGTCGGCACGGTCTCCGTCGTCGTCGGTACAGTCTCCGTCGTCGTCGTCGGCTCGGTCGTGGTCGTCGGCTCGGTCGTGGTCGGCGTCGTCGCGGTCGTCGTCGGCGTCACCGACGTCGTCACCGTCGTCGTCCATGTCGGCACCGTCGGGAACGGATTGAACGGCGGGAATGGAACGACAGGCACGGGCACGGGCACCACCGGCACGTTCGGCGCCGGAGCGGGCGGCAACGGCGGCACCTGCGGCACCGGAATCTGCGGCACGACCCGGTTCGGCCCCCGGTTCACCCGCTCACTCAACCCCCGCGGCGCCTCGGGCGCCGGCGACACCACCGCGACCGGCAATGCCACCGGATCCGGCTCATGCGGCACCTGCGGCAAGAACCGCCCCGGCACCGTCTCCGCCTGCTCCTGCGCCGGGGGCGGCGGCTGCGCCGACACATCGGCCACCGGGCGCACCGCGATCGCCACCGACGCCGCCAGCGTCGCGAAGCTGACCACCACGAACCCCAACGCACTGCCCATCAGCAGCGTCCGCGGCGGCGGCGCCGGGATCATCGACGTGTAGGCCTCTTCGTCCTCCAGTTCCGGGACGAACTCCTCGAGCGAATCGAGCGGCAGCTCGTACTCACCCGGCTCCTCCTGCGAGTACGCCAGCTGCGGCCCCACCACGGCGGGATCCGCCGTCGGCGCCATCTGCGTCGCCTCACCGGCCGCCGGCCCCATCTGCGTCGCATCGGCCGCGGGCGCCATCTGCGTCGCGTCGCCGACCAGCGGTGCCATCTGCGTCGCCGCGCCCGCCGGAAACCCGGATGTCTCCGCCGTCTGCGCCGCACCCCGCGCGGTCGCGAACTCGTCGTCCACGTCGGCACCGCCTGCCAGCGCATCGGCCTCCGACACCACCTCGACGTTCTGCACGCCCGCGCCCAGCACCGTCTGGCGCAGCGTCTCGGCGCGCGCGGCGTCGGGCAGACAGATCCGCGTCGCGGCCACCCGGTTGCCCGACTCGGCCACCGCGCGGTAGGTGCCCACGATCGTGTCGGCGAGATCGGTCATCGCGTCGTCGGGCAGATCCAGCGCGTACTGGTCGTAGACCTGCGCGTCCGCGGCGCCGACCATCGCCAGCCGCGCGACCCGCCCGGTCACCGCCACTCCGAGGACTACGTCCACCAGCTCACCCTCGCCATTCTCCTGCCCGCCACGACCGTCCAAAGTTACCCTTCGCGTCTCGCTTGTGTGAGCACGCAAAAGTGGCACGCTGAAACCCGACACGTCTCTATAGGAGGAATCGGCCCGTGAGCGACCCGCGTTACGACGCGTCGGCCACCGTCGCGGTGCCCACCACCGCCGAGCGTTCATCGCGCGTCGGCTACGTGCCGATCCGCACCAACCGGGTGCGCGACGGCATCGCGGTCGCCCTGCTGATACTCGCGCTGCTGCTGCCGTGGAACCTCGACTTCGGGTTCGCCGTGCCCGGCAGCAGAAACAGTGTGTGGGCGCTGGTCATCGTCGTGTCGGCGCTGGCGGTCAGCGCCGCGCTCGATGCGCACATCGGCCCGCTGCGGCTCACCAACCCGCACCTTGACATCCGCCTGCTCAGCCGGATCCGACTGTTCGTCTGCCTGCCCTACCTTGTCGTCGGTGTCGGCTTTGTCGGCTATCACCTGGTGGAGACCGTGCGCGACGGCGGAACCGGCATCGTGCCGCCGGGTATCGGCCCGGGCCTGGTGCTCGGGGTCGGCGGCGCGCTGTTGGCGGCGCAGCGGCCGGTGACCAGCGTCACCCTCGAGGACAACGGGTTTCGGCGCTGGTATGCGATCGCGCGGATACTCGGTGCCGTCTCGATCGCGCTCGCGACCCTGTCGATGGGGTGGAACCTGTACTGGCGGCTGCGGTATCTGTTCGTCAGCGACGCCGCGTTCGACGGTCAGGACGTCGCGGTCATCGTCACGACCCTGCTCTACGGCGCGGTGGCGCTGACCGCGGTGATCATCGGGTCGCGCTGGCTCATCCTGAAGTCGGCGGCCGCGCGGATGGCCACCACCGCGCTGGGCGCCTCGGCGGGGTTGGCCGCTTTGCTGGTGTGGGTATTCCCGGTCGGCCGTGACGTCGACGCGTTTCACGGCATCGCGCAGAACACGTCGACGGCGGCGATCGGCTACGAGGGGTATCTATTCTGGGCGGCGGCCGCGGCGATCGTCGCGCCGACGACGCTCTACACCGTGTTCCTCATCAAGCCGCCGACGCTGGGGGCGTTTCGCTCCGCGGCGCAAAAGTGTCTGACGCTGATCGCGTTCTGGGCGTTCGCCGCGGCGGTGTGCCGGGTGGTCGACTTCGTGATCGCGGCATCGCTGGATCTGCCTCGCGCGCTGTACGACAGCGTCGCGATGACGGCGTTCAACCTGTTCGCCGGCGTCATCGCGTGGTGGCTGCACCGCCAGCTCGGCCGGGGTTCACCGGCGGTGGCGGTCATCTCCGCGTTCAGCGCGCTGCTGTTCGTGTTCGCGGTGGCCAACGTGGCGATCGGCGTCGCGCTGGCGCCGCGCTACGCCGAGCCGTCGCCCGACGCGATCTACGGCAACAACCTGGCTCAGCAGATCACCAGCACGTTCGACGTGGTGATCTGCATGCTGTGTCTGGTCGTGATGGTCGTGATGCTGTTCACCGGCCCGTTGGCGGGGTATCTGATGCGCCGGCGCGAACCGCGTGTGCCGGAGCCGGAGCCGTCGACCGTGGCGCAGCCGTCTGCACCGCCGAGAATCGTTCGGCGGCCGGAGGATTCGTCGACGACCGTGTCGGCGCCGGAGACCGAGCAGTTCACCACCGCGCTGCGGATCCAGCGCCGCGAACCGCCGTCGTAACTGCGATTTGGGCGCGCTTACGGACGCTGGCGGGGCGTCAGCGCGCCGAAATCGCAGGGAGGTCAGCGCAGGTAGGTCTGACCCTCGTGCGGAAACCCGCCGCCCTCGGTGGCGATGTGTACGTGGTCGTAATGGTTAGCGGTGTCGGAACCGCGATTCGCCATCGTTCGCACCGAGCCGTCAGGTTTGTAGATGCTCTGCCGCCAGATCGCGTGGACCACACCGAAGCGCTCAGCATTCTCCATCACGTATGCCAGGACGCTGTCCCCCAGCGCTTTTCCCTCCGCGGAGCGGGCGTTCGGGATCATCACATCGATCGCCAACCCGTGCGGATGCCACTTCAACGGATCCGATCGGACCCCGCCGATGTCGAGGATCTCGGGAAACGCCTCGCTCACCGCACGGGCCGTCCGGATCGTGTCAACCTGCAGTCCGGTCTCCTTTGCCACCCCTTGCGGCAACGGAGCCGGGATGCTCGGGGGCGCCGGTTCGGCGGCCATCAGCTGCATCGGCACCGCAGCCGGAATCGGCGGCGGTGCCACCGCGGCGGTCTCGGCCGCGTCATCAACGTGCGGAGCGCCGTCCGCACCGACAACAAACAAGCTGGCGGCGGAAACAAGCCCCGCGACTACGGCCAAGCGTGCCGACTGCCGCGATTTGGCTAACGAATGTCGTCCCATCGACGGCGCACGCTACCGACCGCTTCCCACGGTTCGCCACCCAACCGCTGACCGGCCGGCGACCCCGCGACGTTTGATCATGGCGCTAACCGACAGCTAAAACACCAGTTCACAGCGGTCACACCCGGAGCTTCCAGGGGCGCCGGGGAACGCGTTGCCCGGCGCACCACCCGTGGTCAGCATCATGTTTAGCGACGGTTGTGACCTCGACCCCTTAGCCGTGCCCCTGCAGCGGGCCTCACGCGATCTAGGTGAGGTCGAACCGGCCTTGACGCAAGCGTTCCGCCGCGCGACCGTCCACTAATTCCGTTCGATGTTCGGGATGTCGCCAGTAGTGGCGCACCAGCCAGTACAGCGCGGCGCCGCGCGGTAGGTAGATATCGGCGATCGTGATGATCTCTTCGTGGCCGTCTCGCAACCGAAGTACCACTGCTCGACGCGCCTTCTTGGATTCCGCATGGTCGGCGACGTTCACCACGTCGTCCCAGTCGAACACCCGCGTCTCCAGAACGTCGGCGTTTTCGATCACCCCAGGCGTCAACTTGATATGCCCAATCCCCCCGCGCCGCCATACGGTGATCAAGCCGGTGATGTTCGTCAACACTGCGAAACCTGCGGCAACCGGCACGGTGCCGCGCAGCCAATGTGAATCAGGCAGCTCGATAGCACCGAATGGAGCGAAAACTGCGAAAAGAAGACCACCTGGAATGAACATCACAGCGCCGACGAGCATGATGATGCCGAACCGCCGATCTGGCCAGACAGTGAAACCTGTTGCATCACTTGTGGTTCGCGCCGTGGTCCGACCAAGGCCGGCCAGCGAGATGCCTAACATGAAAGTCAGAAGAACGATCACGAACGCAACCATCACAAATGTCGTCAAATAGTTTCCGTGGGTTGCCGCCGTCGCACCCAGATAGATGAACGTCACGGAAGCCACGACGGCGAGCGTCACTGCCAACCCCAGGAATCTACGGCCGCCCCGCCAACCGGGGGGCTCGGGTAGCGCTAATACGGACACACGACCTCGCCGACGAACTTGCCCAATTCTGCGCCACCGAAACCTCCGGTCACGCTACCCAAAACGGCTAGCGGCGGCACAACAAACGGTGCAGCGGGTCCCGTCACGGCTCCGAGGGCCGCACCGGCTTCCGCACCGCCCCAAGCACCGCCCCAAGCACCGCCTCCGCCGACGACCCCGGCGACCAGCGCGATGCACCGCTCGTGGTCTGAGTCGGCCATCACCATGTCGAACACCGTGGTGGCCACCGTCAACGCCGGGCCACCGAATTTCATTGCCTTGCCGATCTTCTCGACCGACTCCTCGGTCACCATCGGCAGCGAACCGCCCCGGGCGATGTGCTTTTCCAGCCCCGACATTCCCGCGTTGGTCGCCAGCGAGATGTGGTCGATCAACTCGACGGGCACCGCGCTGTGTCGGCCGTCGGCCGTGGTGAAGCCGACGGTCACGTGCCCGGTCGGGTCCATCGATATCGACAGGTTGGACCCGTCGGCATAAGCGAACGACGTGTAATCGCAGTCGTTGCCCATGTCATGCCACGAACTCGTCCTCGCGACGAACTCGCCGTTTTTGTCGAACTCCTCGATCTGGTAGAAGTTCAGCTTGCTCGGCCACTCGAACGGGTCCATCCGGGTGGTGACGGCCCGGCTTCCGTCCTGCTTGGTCACCGTCGTCGTCTCCTCGCCATACTCGTTAGTCGATTCGACGACTTCGCGAACCTGTTGCTGCTGATCGGCCGATCGGATCGCCTCCTGGCCCGCCAGGCCCACCACCGTGCGCGGATCAGGCACCTGATCGGCGGGCCGCTGCGCCGAGGCCAGCATCAGGTCGGCCACGTCGGTGGCCGGCCCCGGTTCGACGAACCCGAATCCCTCACCCGCCGCCAGCACCGCGTCCGCTGCCGCGTCGTCGGCGTCCCCCACCGCTGCCAGCAAGCCGTTGACCTCTCCCTGCTCCCGCAGCGCCAACGCCTGAAGCTCGGCCATCTCCTCCTCGGACGCGTACACCGGATCGATGAGCACCACCCACTGATCAGTCACACTCAGCGGCCCGGCGTCGACCTCGGCGGCCTTACCCAGTAGCGCGCTGCGCGCATTGCCGAGCGACTCCGCGCCGTTGCCCAGTGCCATCGCCACCGCACCGGCATAGCGGGAGAACCGCGAGGCTTCGACGTCGGCTCGGCCGAACATCGCGCCCGCCGCGTCGTGCGCCGGCCCTGACCACGCCCGCACCTCCGGCAACCACTCACACGCATCGTCCACACCCGTCACAGCGGAACAAACCGCCTCACCACCGGCACGAACGGCCGCCGACGACGTCGACAACGTGTCTGGTCGCCAGCTCTCCAACGTCGATCGGCTCGGCAGCACCCTTCGATTCTCCCCGATCCGCCCACCTGTTCCGAACACATATTTTCCAGCCCCGCAGACGGCATGCACCGCCGGGCAACTCTGTTGACACGCAGGCAAATTACGCGTGTACTGGACATCTACCAGCAGATTAGAGACCCCCATGCTCGCCCTCATCGAATCCCGCATCCTTGCTCTCATCGAGTCGGGCACGGTGGCGTCCATCGGATTTCTCACGGGCGCCCAGCCCGCTGCGAGCCGGGCAGCCGAATCCCGGCGTGCCGCCGCCCAGCTTCACGATCACGCGACGTTGGTCGACCGCTGCCGTGACACCAAACTCCAACACCAGCAGCGTGCCGACCGAGCGGCGACCTCTCGTTGATGCCGCAAAGCGCCGACGCAGAATCGCTTTCGTTAGGAGTCCTGGCCCGTTCGCGCAAGCCCAACGAGCGCCGACTTCCCATCCACCCTGACCATTTTCCCAGGATCGCCGCACCGCTTCGCAGCCGTATATTTCTCGAGCACGGTTACGGCGCGGACTTCGGCGCCACTGACGACGCACTGGCCGGGCTCGTCGGCGGAATCCGGACCCGCGAACAGCTGATCGCCGACTGCGACGTGATCCTGCTACCCAAAATCGGCACCCAGGACCTGGCTGAATTCCGTGTGGGACAGATCGTTTGGGGCTGGCCGCACTGCGTCCAGAACTTCGAGCTGACCCAGGTCGCCATCGATCGCCGACTGACCTTGATCGCCTTCGAGGCGATGAACCACTGGCAGGCCGACGGCGGTTTCGGGCTGCACGTCTTCCACAAGAACAACGAGCTCGCCGGATACTGCTCGGTCCTGCATGCCTTGCAAATGATCGGCGTCACCGGCAACTACGGTCGACGCCTGCGGGCGTCAGTCATCGGGTTCGGTGCGACCGCCCGCGGAGCGGTCACCGCGTTGAACGCCCACGGCGTCGACGATGTACGCGTACTGACCAACCGCGATGTCGCAGCCGTCGCCGCACCGATTCCCACCACCCAGATCATCCAGATGGGCCACGATGACGCCGCGCCACCCGACAACACCTGGGCCGACACCCCCGAGGACGGCGTCGTCCCCGTCGCCCGCGTTCTCGCCGACAACGACATCGTCGTCAACTGTGTGCTGCAGGATCCCGCGAAACCGCTGATCTTCGCCACCACCGACGATCTGAGCGCGTTCACGCCGGGAAGCCTGATCATCGACGTCTCCTGCGACGAGGGCATGGGCTTCAGCTGGGCCCGGCCGACGTCGTTCGCCGAGCCGCTGCGCGAGTTACCGAACCGCGTGCACTACTACGCGGTCGACCACAGCCCGTCGTACTTATGGGATTCTGCGACGTGGGAGGTCAGCGAGGCGCTGCTACCGCACCTGGAGACACTTCTCGCCGGCCCGGCC
This region includes:
- a CDS encoding patatin-like phospholipase family protein yields the protein MTVTPPSGRRPGRADLVLSGGGVKGIGLVGAVGALEDAGYEVQRVSGTSAGSLVGAVVAAAAQRDALTSEQLRDLAVNVPYHKFGDSGPIERIPVLGTAWGLLRETGIYRGDFAHDWIRGELNNLGVSTFGDLAVDNDHLLPERRYRLVVTVADLTTGQLVRLPWDYRRVYGLDPDEQSVADAVRASMAIPFLYRPVTLKTAGGQPCTLVDGGVLSNFPIDSFDRPDGKEPRWPTFGVTVVPYLPAPTAGELIPVLGRLPLGGPSFLESLITTMLVGHDQTHLSQPWVKVRTIQVDSTDVGVLDFDISRKDAETLYEKGYSATTEFLSTWDWPAYLERFRKAHRVS
- a CDS encoding N(5)-(carboxyethyl)ornithine synthase, which codes for MPQSADAESLSLGVLARSRKPNERRLPIHPDHFPRIAAPLRSRIFLEHGYGADFGATDDALAGLVGGIRTREQLIADCDVILLPKIGTQDLAEFRVGQIVWGWPHCVQNFELTQVAIDRRLTLIAFEAMNHWQADGGFGLHVFHKNNELAGYCSVLHALQMIGVTGNYGRRLRASVIGFGATARGAVTALNAHGVDDVRVLTNRDVAAVAAPIPTTQIIQMGHDDAAPPDNTWADTPEDGVVPVARVLADNDIVVNCVLQDPAKPLIFATTDDLSAFTPGSLIIDVSCDEGMGFSWARPTSFAEPLRELPNRVHYYAVDHSPSYLWDSATWEVSEALLPHLETLLAGPAAWDKNPTIQRAIEIRDGAVLNRDILSFQHRDDASS